A stretch of Sinimarinibacterium sp. NLF-5-8 DNA encodes these proteins:
- a CDS encoding EamA family transporter → MSHRWQLITAFALVYLVWGSTYLGIRIGVRDLPPLLFAGVRFLIAGPLMLLYASSRRMRWPRRAHEWRLIGVTAVLMLVLGNGLVTWSERWVESNQAALIVATSAIWMAGFGALGAQADKVSRLTLLGLISGFAGVALLVGVGLSHRSAPWSAYLALLLAPMAWCAGSVYAKRTKVECSPWIVAGLQMLITGVILSALGLAAGEAARWQPTFDSIAALLYLAIFGSCLAYGAYMWLVYQVSPSLLGTYAYVNPAVAVLLGWWWLGETMNTMQIIGTGVILFSVMGVTLTTRNQKGR, encoded by the coding sequence GTGTCGCACCGTTGGCAGTTGATCACCGCGTTCGCGCTGGTGTATCTGGTCTGGGGCTCTACTTATCTGGGGATTCGTATCGGCGTGCGTGATTTGCCACCGCTGCTGTTTGCCGGCGTGCGGTTCTTGATCGCCGGTCCGTTGATGCTGCTCTACGCCAGCAGTCGCCGCATGCGTTGGCCACGGCGCGCGCACGAATGGCGGCTGATCGGTGTGACCGCGGTCTTGATGCTGGTGCTTGGCAATGGCCTGGTCACCTGGTCGGAGCGTTGGGTGGAATCCAATCAGGCGGCACTGATCGTTGCGACTTCGGCGATCTGGATGGCCGGTTTTGGCGCGCTTGGTGCACAGGCCGACAAGGTCTCCAGGCTGACCCTTCTGGGCTTGATCAGCGGCTTTGCCGGGGTGGCGCTGCTGGTGGGCGTGGGCTTGAGCCATCGCAGCGCCCCGTGGTCGGCCTATCTGGCCTTGCTGCTGGCGCCGATGGCCTGGTGTGCCGGTTCGGTGTATGCCAAGCGCACCAAGGTTGAATGTTCGCCCTGGATCGTGGCCGGTTTGCAGATGCTGATCACCGGCGTGATTTTGAGTGCGCTGGGACTGGCCGCAGGCGAAGCCGCGCGCTGGCAGCCGACGTTTGATTCGATTGCGGCGCTGCTGTATCTGGCCATTTTTGGCTCATGCCTGGCGTATGGCGCTTATATGTGGCTGGTGTATCAGGTCTCGCCGTCGTTGCTGGGCACTTATGCGTATGTCAATCCGGCCGTGGCGGTTTTGCTGGGCTGGTGGTGGCTGGGGGAGACAATGAACACGATGCAGATCATTGGCACCGGCGTGATCCTGTTCAGCGTCATGGGAGTGACCCTGACCACGCGCAATCAAAAGGGGCGCTGA